In Aspergillus fumigatus Af293 chromosome 2, whole genome shotgun sequence, a genomic segment contains:
- a CDS encoding dihydrodipicolinate synthase family protein: MPPLPLDMASTLVPEIIIQILNHFETVEEVVVCASACRRLHGVWLCHAPQVIWTIAQRQILAFNDALMAVRATKIVLESFEKEELPPDPFPLSTLSGAVRKPSISEFQQVRDFEHLAKCAEQIFVEEGRGLKDEIRNDQPDGATLWVRWRERFHSSIYRVLLAGAILSRAYQEPMYFAAEWGLPNFLEKYVEALASGGMSGEPVGGDELDYLVTFAPYNLGESGRIHGSFRALGEFFVQQGKTRAHQSNLHEQTTAILPPFAAPQALSRSEAAVVFVELGQLFFALEVLTGIQDRQPIIVNGDGSDEHGRTRIAPDLLYKPARTTPVVLFGTFFPEYIAMGVDIDAETLVSLAEQPNLVGCKLTCNDMGKLNRLVAAVRPATAAERGSGFMCFGGSADATLQTLVGGGSGVVAGLANIAPKACVRLVELYHLGEMEEARRLQGVVARADRVANQGGVGAVKSALRVWFGYGGYARRPLRGTEEEEKRESGAEGLKEVVELEKRL; the protein is encoded by the exons ATGCCACCCCTTCCCCTCGATATGGCTTCAACGCTGGTCCCCGAGATCATAATCCAAATCTTGAATCACTTCGAGACTGTGGAAGAAGTTGTGGTCTGCGCTTCAGCATGCAGGCGGTTGCATGGTGTGTGGCTATGCCATGCTCCTCAGGTAATATGGACTATTGCGCAGAGGCAAATCCTGGCATTCAACGATGCCTTGATGGCG GTTCGCGCAACAAAAATCGTGCTTGAAAgctttgagaaagaagaattaCCCCCAGACCCGTTCCCCCTTTCTACTTTGAGTGGTGCCGTTCGCAAACCGTCGATCAGCGAATTCCAACAGGTGCGCGACTTTGAGCATCTGGCCAAATGTGCCGAACAGATCTTTGTCGAAGAAGGGCGAGGCTTGAAGGATGAAATACGAAATGACCAGCCGGACGGCGCTACACTGTGGGTTCGATGGAGAGAGCGATTCCACAGTTCTATCTACCGCGTCCTCCTGGCGGGCGCCATTCTCTCTCGTGCATACCAGGAACCGATGTATTTTGCGGCAGAGTGGGGACTACCGAATTTTCTGGAGAAGTACGTGGAGGCATTGGCATCTGGTGGCATGTCGGGCGAGCCTGTGGGTGGAGACGAGCTCGATTATCTCGTGACCTTTGCCCCCTACAATCTTGGAGAGAGTGGACGCATTCATGGGAGCTTCAGGGCTCTTGGAGAGTTTTTTGTTCAGCAAGGCAAGACGCGCGCGCACCAGTCTAACCTTCACGAGCAAACCACCGCGATCCTTCCCCCTTTCGCAGCGCCGCAAGCCCTTAGTCGCTCGGAGGCGGCTGTTGTGTTCGTCGAACTGGGTCAGCTGTTTTTTGCCTTGGAGGTTTTGACGGGCATTCAGGACAGGCAACCAATCATTGTCAATGGGGACGGCTCCGATGAACATGGGAGAACTAGAATTGCCCCGGATCTTCTCTACAAGCCTGCCAGAACGACTCCTGTTGTGCTATTTGGGACCTTCTTTCCGGAGTATATCGCGATGGGCGTGGACATCGACGCGGAGACGCTTGTGTCGCTGGCGGAACAACCGAATCTCGTGGGGTGCAAGCTTACCTGTAACGATATGGGAAAGCTGAACCGGCTTGTTGCGGCTGTGAGGCCTGCAACGGCTGCAGAGCGGGGTTCGGGGTTTATGTGCTTTGGGGGCTCGGCGGATGCAACACTGCAGACGTTGGTGGGTGGTGGGTCGGGAGTAGTTGCGGGATTGGCGAACATTGCGCCTAAGGCGTGTGTGAGACTGGTTGAGCTGTATCATTTgggggagatggaggaagcGAGGAGGCTGCAGGGGGTGGTTGCGAGGGCGGATCGAGTGGCTAACCAGGGCGGGGTCGGTGCTGTCAAGAGTGCATTGAGAGTATGGTTTGGTTACGGAGGATATGCCCGGAGGCCATTGCGGGGgacagaagaggaggaaaagagagagagtgGTGCAGAGGGGCTaaaggaggtggtggagttggagaagcgACTGTAG
- the faeC gene encoding alpha/beta hydrolase family esterase, with the protein MVPTIIYSAILALSAFTPSVFAQTRSSGCGKQPSLANGVHNINGREYILKVPDNYDKNKAHHLVFGLHWRGGNMWNIVDGQSIQPWYGLETRAQGSAIFVAPNGKNAGWANYGGEDIAFIDAIIKQVESDLCVDQSSRFATGFSWGGGMSYSLACSRAKQFKAVSVLSGGVISGCDGGNDPIAYLGIHGINDGVLPFQGGVNLAQKFVRNNGCQQSNVGTPQPGSRGSVRTDFKGCSKPVSFIAYDGGHDAAPLGVGSSLAPDATWRFFMAA; encoded by the coding sequence ATGGTCCCAACCATTATATATTCGGCCATCTTGGCGTTGAGCGCCTTCACGCCCTCGGTCTTTGCCCAGACTCGATCCTCTGGTTGCGGCAAACAGCCGAGTCTCGCCAACGGCGTGCACAACATCAATGGCCGGGAGTATATACTCAAGGTTCCTGACAACTACGATAAGAACAAAGCCCATCACCTAGTTTTTGGCTTGCACTGGCGCGGCGGCAACATGTGGAACATTGTCGACGGCCAAAGTATCCAGCCCTGGTACGGCCTTGAGACGCGCGCTCAGGGCAGCGCCATATTCGTTGCCCCTAACGGCAAAAATGCTGGCTGGGCCAACTACGGCGGCGAGGATATTGCCTTCATCGATGCGATCATCAAGCAGGTCGAAAGCGACCTCTGCGTTGATCAAAGCTCTCGCTTTGCAACGGGATTCAGCTGGGGCGGTGGTATGTCGTATTCGTTAGCCTGCTCGCGTGCGAAGCAGTTCAAGGCTGTCTCTGTTCTGAGTGGTGGTGTGATCAGCGGTTGCGACGGTGGAAACGACCCAATTGCGTATCTCGGCATCCACGGCATCAACGATGGCGTGCTGCCCTTCCAAGGGGGCGTCAACCTGGCCCAGAAGTTCGTCCGTAACAATGGATGTCAGCAATCCAACGTTGGCACACCACAGCCTGGCAGCCGTGGCTCGGTCCGCACGGACTTCAAGGGATGTTCGAAGCCGGTTTCATTCATTGCCTATGATGGTGGCCATGACGCTGCTCCTCTTGGTGTGGGTAGTTCTCTGGCCCCTGATGCGACTTGGAGATTCTTCATGGCCGCTTGA
- a CDS encoding lytic polysaccharide monooxygenase auxiliary activity family 9 protein — protein sequence MKLSLLASVALVPFVSAHYFFDVLVIDGKETRSNEFVRSNTRPAKYNPTKWKNIRDDMTPDMPDFRCNKGAFTFAGQTGTAEVKAGSKLAMKLAVGATMQHPGPALVYMSKAPSSAKTYEGDGDWFKIHEEGVCNKNADFTKDAWCTWDKDRIEFTIPADLPDGEYLIRPEHIGLHGAHDGQAEFYYTCAQVKVVGGGTGTPGPTIKFPGGYKKDDPSFNFSLWNGYKDYPMPGPTVWTGGSGSGSSSYSKVANVTSSDESSQSGASSSQGTVSTCPNKYNRRHARQFKP from the exons ATGAAGCTGTCCCTTCTTGCTTCCGTGGCCCTGGTGCCATTTGTGTCTGCCCATTATTTCTTTGACGTCCTTGTTATCGATGGCAAGGAGACCAGAAGCAACGAGTTCGTTCGCTCCAACACCCGCCCGGCCAAGTACAACCCGACCAAGTGGAAGAACATTCGCGACGACATGACACCTGATATGCCCGACTTCCGCTGCAACAAAGGCGCCTTTACCTTCGCCGGCCAGACAGGCACGGCTGAGGTGAAGGCCGGCTCCAAGCTTGCTATGAAGCTCGCCGTCGGGGCCACTATGCAGCATCCGGGCCCTGCCTTGGTGTACATGTCCAAGGCTCCAAGCAGCGCCAAGACCTATGAGGGTGATGGTGACTGGTTCAAGATTCACGAAGAAGGCGTTTGCAACAAGAATGCCGACTTCACCAAGGACGCCTGGTGCACCTGGGACAAGGACCGCATTGAGTTTACCATTCCTGCTGATCTCCCTGACGGGGAGTACCTCATCCGCCCTGAGCACATTG GTCTTCACGGAGCCCATGATGGACAAGCCGAGTTCTACTACAC CTGCGCCCAAGTCAAGGTTGTTGGCGGTGGCACCGGCACCCCCGGTCCTACTATCAAGTTCCCCGGCGGATACAAGAAAGACGACCCGTCCTTCAACTTCAGTCTCTGGAATGGCTACAAGGATTATCCTATGCCTGGCCCTACTGTCTGGACCGGCGgatctggctctggctctaGCTCGTACTCCAAGGTTGCCAACGTCACCAGCTCCGATGAGTCCTCCCAGTCTggtgcttcttcctctcagGGCACTGTGAGCACCTGCCCCAACAAGTACAACCGCCGGCACGCTCGTCAGTTCAAGCCCTAA